CTTCCAAGTTCGGTCACGGGTCCCAGCCTATCGGCGGCCGGTGGGAGTGAACAGGCGATGCCGTGCAGCCGGCGCCGAGGCCGCCTCGGTCCGCAGTCCATAATGGATCCATGGCCAAGACACCAGCACAGCGGATCAAGAAACACGGCGCCAACGCGGCCGTACCCCGGCATCACCTGCCGCCGGTGATCAACCCCACCACCGGCCGCACACCGCGGAAAGCACAGAACAACAGCAACCTCATTGTCATTGCGGGGGTGGTGGCCAGCCTGTTCCTATTCTGGTACGTGCACGTGCTCACGCTGGATCAGCTCACGCAGCTCACCGGCGGCGTGCCCATGCCCGATTCCCTCATCGGCGGTTTTGACCAGGGGTTCGTTGAGCTGTTGCGAGCTGTGATGAACAGTGATGCCCTTGGTCAGCTCAATTACGTCCACAAGACCGCCGGCACCTTGTTCCCGCTGATCTTCGGCTTCACCTGGCTTCTGCTGATCGGCACCAATGTTGCGCGCAAACCGCTGCGTTGGGCGCTCTGGGCCGTTCCCCTCCTGTTTGTGGTGGTCCGTGTGTGGGGCAATGTGGCCATCGATTCGATGATGTCCGCCGTAAGGGTCGACGGCGGCCAGGTTGCCCTGGCATCCGGACTCACCGTTGCGGGCTGGGTCCTGCTGGTGCTGAGCCTGCTGGCCGGCGGCGCCGCGGTGTTCCTCGGCAAACGCGCCCCCGGGAAGCCCCCGGGTCCGTCAAAGTAGCCCCCGGCCCCGGTCACGCGCGGGCCCCACAACCCCTGGCCGCCGGGCCCTGGCCAGCGCCCGTTCGTGCCTCACGCGCTGTGCGATCACCAGGCCCACGGCGGCCATGCCGATGGTGATGGGGTACCCCATCAGCCGTTCAAGGGTGCCGGGTTCCGGAACATCCATGCCGGTGACGCCGCCGGTAACCACAGCGGCCAGTGATACCAGACCGCAGCCCAGGATGATCCAGCCCAGCGGCGTTTGCCGGAGCCAGAGCACACCCAGCAGGATCAGGGCCAGTGCCCCCGCGATGAAGAACATCAGGGCACCGGTCAAGTGCCATCTCGAGCCCGCATCTTCGGGCACGAGGCCCACCAACATGGTCCCGGAACCTGCCGTCCCGCTCAGCACCCGGACAGCCGCCGCGGTGAACCACGGCCCCCTGTACGCCTTGCCGCTGGATACCCGGACACCCGGCCTGGCGGCGATGCACAACAGGGCAGAGCTCAGCAGAATTGCGCCAAGGACCATGCCCAGCCCCTGTATCAGAAACGAGACATTCATCAGCAGATGCAGCGGTGAACAGATGTCCCTGTCGTCGTAGATACCGCAGTGGATGGCACCAAGATCGCTGATGTAGCCGGTCCGGCGGTCGTACGGCTGCGGCCCGCCCCAGGCACCGATCACGGCCGCCTCGGCCACGAAATACTGCACCACGCTGAGCTTCGCCCAGGCACCGATGTACTGGCGCGTTGAGGTTATGTCGGGGATGTAGCCGCCGTAGGCGGAGGACGTGGCAGCTGCTGCGGTCATGCCAAGAGCGTAGTACGCGCTGTCACCTTGTATGCTTGTAACCGTGTCCAGACGTGCCGGCCCCGCTGCCGGCCGTTACGGATGCCCGCCCTCGTAGCTCAGTGGATAGAGCACGGCTCTCCTAAAGCCGGTGTCGTTGGTTCGATTCCAATCGAGGGCACTTGAAACCCCAGGTCCCGGGAACCAGCCCGGTTTTCGAGCTTCGCGCCTATCTGCTCGGCGCTGATCTGACGGGGCGCTGGTCCGTGGACCGGAAACTCGTTGACCGGGCCTCCGGCACCCGCGGAACCTTCACCGGCGTCGTACGCTTTTTCGAAGCGGACGACGGCGGCCTCCGCCTTCACGAAGAAGGCACCATGCGCTGGCCTTCTTTCACCGGGCCCGCCAGCCGCGATTACCTGCTGCGTCCCGCAGAGTCCAGCGACGCGATGGTGGTGTTCTTTCCCGACGGCCGGCCCTTCCACCGGATGAGCTTCGCGGCGTCCGCCAACGAAGACCAGCACTGGTGCGATCCCGATACCTACCGGGTGAATTACACCCTGCACGGGCCGGACAGCTTCGGTTACTGCTGGGACGTGCAGGGGCCACGGAAGGACCTGCTGCTGGAGACCGTGCTGCAGCGGCAACCTTCGCGGCATCTGCCAGGGCTACAGGAGCCAGGCCCACAAAAGCCGGGCGCCTACGGGCTAGGCTCAAACACGTGAATCCCCGCATTATTGTCTCCGCCGTCTGCGTTTTCGACCAGGCGGGCCGGCTCCTGACCGTCCGCAAACGCGGCACGGACAAATTCATGCATCCCGGCGGAAAGCCGGAGCCGGGCGAAACTGCCGCGCAGGCAGCCGCGCGCGAGCTTCAGGAGGAAGTGGGGATCGCGCTGGCCCCGGAGCAACTCAAGCTGATGGGCGTCTGGCTGGCTGATGCGGCCAACGAGGCCGCCACGGAGATCGAGGCCACGGTATTCAGCGCCCCGGGCGTCTGGACCGCGCACCCGTCCGCCGAAATTGCCGAGATCCGCTGGCTGGACCTGACCGGCGAATTGCCGGACGACCTGGCGCCGTTGCTCACCGACCACATCCTCCCGGCGATTGCACCGCGATGATCCATGCACCGGGATGGCCTGCTGATCCCCGCACCCGGTGAAGCAAGCTAAACCTCCGGAACGGCTTCTTCAGCCACGGCGCTGGCCTCGGCGAACTGGGTCCGGTACAACTCCGCGTAGCGGCCTTCCCGTTCCAGCAGCGCCGTGTGCGTTCCGCGCTCCACGATGGCACCGTCTTCAACCACCAGGATGACGTCCGCGGCACGGATGGTGGACAGCCGGTGGGCAATGACGACGGCGGTGCGCCCCTCGAGCGCCACGCCCAGCGCGGCCTGTACTGCGGCTTCGTTCGTGGAGTCCAGCGCGGCCGTGGCCTCGTCGAGGATGACCACCCGTGGCTGCGCGATGAGCAGCCGTGCGATGGTGAGCCGCTGGCGTTCGCCGCCCGAGAGCCGGTAGCCGCGCTCCCCCACCACCGTGTCCAGCCCATCGGGCAGGGAACGGATCATGTACTCGAGCCGCGCCTGGCGCAGCACATCCCACATGTCCTCGTCCGTGGCCTCGGGCCGGGCCAGCCGCAGGTTGGAGGCAATGCTTTCGTGGAACAGGTGCCCGTCCTGGGTGACCATGCCCAGCGTGGCGCGTATGGAATCGAAGGTGACGTCACGGACGTCCACCCCTGTCCCGGCGCCCGAGCCGCCGAGCCGTACGGCGCCGGAATCGACGTCGTACAGCCGCGAGAGCAGCTGCGCAATGGTGGACTTTCCGGCACCCGAGGAGCCCACCAGCGCGACGGTCTGCCCCGGTTCCACCCTGAAACTGATGCCGTGCAGCACCTCTTCGCCGCCGCGGGTGTCCAGCGTGGAGACTTCCTCAAGCGATGCCAGGGAAACCTTGTCTGCCGACGGGTAGGCGAAGCGGACGTCGTCGAACTCCACGGATACCGGCCCTGGCGGGACAGCCATGGCGCCGGGTTTCTGCTGGATGAGCGGTTTGAGGTCCAGGATTTCAAACACACGCTCGAAGCTGACCAGGGCGCTCATGATCTCAACGCGGGCGTTGGACAGTGCGGTCAGCGGCGCATACAGGCGGGTCAGCAGCAGCGCCAGCACCACAACGTCGCCCGCGGCGAGCTGCCCGCCGATTGCCAGCCAGCCACCCAGGCCGTACACGAGCGCGAGCGCCAGGGCGGATACCAGGGTCAGTGCCGTGACAAATGTGAACTGCAGCATGGCGGTGCGGATGCCGATGTCCCGGACGCGTCCGGCCCGCAGCGCGAACTCGCGGGATTCCTCGTCGGGCCTGCCGAACAGCTTCACCAGCGTGGCACCGGGGGCGGAGAACCGTTCGGTCATCTGCGTACCCATGGCGGCGTTGTGGTCGGCTGCCTCACGCCGCAGATCCGCCAGCCTGGACCCCATCCGGCGCGCAGGGATGAGGAAAATGGGCAGCAGGATCATGGCGAGCACCGTGACCAGCCAGGATTTGCCCAGCATGACCGCCAGCGTCAGCGCCAGAGCCACCACGTTGCTGACCACGCCGGACAGCGTTCCGGCAAAGGCCGATTGCGCCCCGATCACATCGTTGTTCAGCCGGCTGACCAGCGCTCCGGTGCGGGTGCGCGTGAAGAAGGCGATGGGCATTCTCTGGACGTGGTCAAAAACCTTGGTGCGCAGGTCAACAATGACGCCCTCGCCGATGGTGGACGACAGCCACCGGGTCACCAGCCCGAGGCCTGCCTCTGCCACCGCAACGGCCGCGATCAGCAGCGCGAGCCGGATCACCACGTCCGTGCCAACCCCGGCGATGATCGCGTCCACCACCTGGCCGGCCAGAACCGGAGTGGCAACTGCGAGCACGGCCATGGCAATCGAGAGCGCCACAAAGGCAATGAGCTTGCCGCGGTGTGGCAGGGCAAAGCCGAAGACCCGTTTCAGCAGCGCCTTGGAGAAGGGCTGCGAGCCGCTCTTGGCGCGGGTGATGTTGTAGAGGGAGCCCCAGGCAACGCGTTCCATACTCATCGCTTGGACTCTTTCTTTCCGGTGGTCATGTCCGCTCCGGCCATCAGTTCGGTCACCACGCCGTTTTCCACGTTCCAGCGGACGTCCAGCCGGATGTTCTCGAGGAGGCGGCGGTCGTGCGTGACCAGCAGGAGGGCGCCGTCGTAGCTTTCCAGCGCTTCCTCCAGCTGTTCAATGGCCGGCAGGTCAAGGTGGTTGGTGGGTTCATCCAGAACCAGCAGGTTCACGCCGCGGGCCTGCAGCAGGGCCAGCGCGGCGCGGGTGCGTTCGCCCGGGGACAGCGAGTCCACTGTCCGCCCCGTGTGGTCTGCCCTGAGCCCGAACTTGGCAAGCAGCGTGCGGACTGCGGCGGGCGCCATGGCCGGGAGGACCGCTTCGACGGCGTCACCCAGAAACAGGTGTCCGGCCAGCAGCCCGCGGGCCTGGTCGATCTCGCCGATGGCCACGGACGCACCCAGGGAGGCGTCGCCCGAATCGGGTTTTTGCACTCCCAGCAGCAGGCGGAGCAGCGTTGACTTGCCGGCGCCGTTGGGTCCGGCGATGCCGATCCGTTCGCCGGCGTTGAGCTGAAGGTTCACCGGCCCCAGCGTGAAATCACCCTGCCGCACCACGGCGTCGCGCAGGGTTGCCACCACTGAACTGGAACGCGGGGCCTGACCGATGCTGAACTGCAGCTGCCATTCCTTGCGGGGTTCCTCCACCACGTCCAGGCGGGCAATGCGGGATTCCATTTGCCGGACCTTCTGTGCCTGCTTCTCCGAGGATTCGGTGCTGGCCGCACGCCTGATTTTGTCGTTGTCGGGGCTCTTCTTCATGGCGTTCCGCACGCCCTGGGAACTCCATTCACGCTGGGTCCGGGCCCGGGAAACGAGGTCCGCTTTGGTGGAGGCAAACTCCTCGAAGCGTTCGCGTGCATGCCGCCGTGCAACGGCGCGTTCCTCCAGAAAAGCCTCATAACCGCCGTCGTAAACCGCCACGGAGTTCTGCGCAAGGTCCAGTTCCACAATGGTGGTGACACAACGCGCCAGGAACTCCCGGTCGTGGGACACCAGCACCACACCGCCACGGAGTCCCTGCACGAACGACTCCAGCTTGGCCAGTCCGTTGAGGTCCAGATCATTGGTGGGTTCATCCAGCAGCACGATGTCGAACCGGCTGAGCAACAGCGCCGCGAGGGCCACGCGCGCTGCCTGGCCACCGGACAGCCCCGTCATCTCCGAGTCCGGTCCCACATCCAGGCCAAGGTCTGCCAGCACCGGAGGGATCCGCTCTTCGAGATCGGCCGCGCCGGACGCCATCCAGCGATCAAAGGCCAGGGAGTAGGCGTCGTCGGAGCCCGGAGCTCCGGAGCCAAGGGCCTCAGCCGTGGACTCCATGCCGGCCGTTGCCTGGGCACAGCCCGTCCGGCGGCCGATGTACCCGGCGATGGACTCACCGGCGAGCCGCTCGTGCTCCTGCGGGAGCCAGCCCACAAAGGCGTCAGCGGGGGACAGGGTGACCGTGCCGGCCTGGGGATCGTCAACGCCGGCCAGCAGGCGGAGCAGCGTGGACTTGCCTGCACCGTTGGCACCAATCACGCCCACAACGTCGCCGGGTGCCACCGTCAGCGAGAGTTTGGCGAACAAAGTGCGGTGATCGTGACCGCCGGAAAGGTCTTTGGCAACTAGGGTTGCAGTCATTAGTCCATCCTCTCACCGCAGCCCGGATCCGTCTGGAAAGCGGGCGGGCATAAGAGAACCCGCCGGTCCGGACTTGGGGGGTGTACGGACCAACGGGTTCGACATACCACCCTAGTAGAATCCAACCCACAGGTAAAATCGGACCGGGACCGGGCCCGGATGTCGCGGTAAAATCTAGCCAACCATCCGTTCTGAAGAGAGCCGGCCATGCCCCTCCCCGCCAAGGCGTTCCAGCGCTGGCTGCACGGTCTTGCGCCGGCGGCCAGCACTGCCGACATCTGCAGGATCTCAGGGGTCAAGCGCACCACTCTCGCCCAGCAGCTGGTCAGGAACAAAGTCGCGGAAGCCACGGTGGTCAGCATCAGCCGCGCGTTCAACATCAATCCTGTGTCCGCCCTGGCATCCTTTGACGCATACCGGGGGCTGTCAGGAAACCCGCCCGCGCCGACCCGGCAGGAACTGGTCAGCCAGGTGTCAACCACGGATCTGCTCCGCGCGGTCCTGTCCCGCTCGGCTGCGGACCCCACGGGCCGGCCCGCCACGGATCCCCCCGTCCTGGGCCCGGCTCCGCACTCGACGTCCGTGAAGAACTGGGTGGATGCAATCGACGACGGCGAGCTGCGGCACCGCGTCTCCGCCGCCACCGGCATTGCCCCGCAGAACTATTCGGCCCAGCTGACCGCAAACCGGCTCACCCCCGAACTGGCGGTCGCCACATCCGTTGCTGCCGGCGTCGGGCCCACCGGCGGGCTGGTGGCCACGGGGCTGATCACGGAGGCTGAGGCAGGCTGGGCGCCGGGCGCCCGTGAGGCTGCGCTGGACAGGATGTCCGACGGCGAGCTGGCTGCGCTGGCCGGCGACCGCCTGCAGTCGCTGGGCAAGGCGCTCAGGCGCCAGGAACAAGACCAAGAACGAACCGACAAGATCTGGGAGAACCTCGGATGATCGAGATCCTGCAGTGGTCCACATTGATTGCCTGTGGCCTTGTGACCGTGGGCCGAATCCCCAGTGCGCTGAGGAATGAGAACAGGTCGCTGTTCTGCATTTTTTCGCTCATGACGCTGGCCATCCTGCTCAGCATCCAAGCGCCCTATGTGGCCATCGACCAGCTACTCGGCGGCATCAACCTGGCCAATCTGGTCCTCAGGTTCGTTATCTTTGCGGCCATCTTCTTCGTGGGTCTGAGAGTCACGAGGGGTTTCAGCGCTCCGGAGGGTCAACGGTTGATCACGGGACGCACCGGCATGGTTGTGCTCGCACTGATCTCGGTGATTATGGTGGTGCTGTTTTTCATGATGGACACGGCCGGCTCCTCAGCCGGGCTGAAGGCTGTCTCGGCAAAGGATCAACGCAACGGGGTTCTGGTGGAGTACTACGGAGCCGGAGGACGCGCTTACCCGGCCTATGTGTCGCTGGTCATGCTGCCGGCGATGGTGCGCGCCGTCCGCGGCACTCTGCCCCTTCTCATTCGCGTGGCGGCATTGCTGCTGGCCATCGGTGGCGTGGCAATTACCCTGACGCTGCTGTTTCCCTTTGTTCCGCCGCAGTGGGGTGGTGCGGAGTTCATCATCAACTACACGGCAATCCTGTGTTTTGTGGCTGGACTCGCACTCATCTGGCTGGCCCGGGTTCGTGCGGCCCGGACCCGGGGACCAAAAAAGTCGTTTAGCGAAAATTAACCGTCACACCTTTCACAAAATCATTAGAACGTGAAACAATCATGAATGTGTGAATGCGGCTGCCGCCTGGCTTCGTGAACGGGAATGATCCGTTAGATGCTGTGGCGCCCGCCCGAACGCAATTGGGGGGATGAGTGGTGGCGGCCGTTGGGGACCGCCCCCACTCAGCCTGTTTAACGGCAAAGTAAGATGACGAAATAAAAGGTCTTCATAAAAGCGTTGTGAGGGGTAATGTCGCGGGGTATTTGGCTTCGGCCGCCGTGACCTGCCGCTCGCAGTCTGGAAGAAGGAAACCGTCATGAACCGCCTCCACACCCGCCGCACCGCCATCGCCGCAACATTAGCGGCAGCTGCATTGGCCCTTGCCGGCTGCGGAGCCTCCCAAAGTCCGGCCAACAGCGGCGGGGATACATCACTCAGCGACATCAAGTCCAAGGGCGAAATCGTGATCGCCACCGAGGGAACGTACAAACCGTTCAGTTTCCACCAGAACGGCGCCGGGGAGCTGACCGGGTTCGACGTCGAAATCGCCCAGGCCGTTGCCGGCAAGCTTGGCGTCGCTGCCAAGTTCCAGGAAACCCAGTGGGACGGAATTTTCGCGGGCCTGGAAGCCAAACGCTTTGATGCGATCGCCAACCAGGTGTCCATCAACCCCGAGCGCACGGCAAAGTACGATTTCTCGGCACCCTACACGGTGTCGACAGGGGTGATCGTGACCAAGTCGGACAACAGCAGCATCACCAGCTTTGAAGGCCTCAAGGGCAAAACCACAGCGCAGTCCCTCACCAGCAACTGGTACAAGCTGGCCACGGACAGCGGCGCCAAGGTCCAGTCCGTTGAGGGCTGGGCACAGGGTGTCACACTGGTACGCCAGGGCCGCGTTGACGCCATTGTGAACGACAAACTCACCTACCTTGACTACGCCAAAGCCACTCCGGACGCCGGCTTGAAAATCGCCGCCGAAACCACTGAAAAGTCAGAGAGCGCCTTTGCCTTCCGCAAGGGGTCCACCGAGCTGTCCACGGCCGTGGACAAAGCCCTCGCCGACCTCCGCGCCGACGGAACCCTTGCCAAGATCGCGGACAAGTACTTCGGCACGGACGTCACCAAGTAGATGCAGTTCAACTGGGACCTGGTCTGGAGCTCCTTCGGGCCGCTCGTCACCGGGGCTGTCACGGGAACCATCCCCCTGACGCTGGCGTCCTTCGCCCTGGGCCTGATCCTGGCGCTTTTTGTAGCGCTCATGCGGCTGAGCCGGAATGCCGTGGTGTCCGGTGCCGCGCGGTTCTATGTCTCGGTCATCCGCGGTACTCCCCTGCTGGTTCAGCTGTTTGTGATCTTCTACGGTCTCCCCAGCCTGGGGGTGAAACTGGATCCGTGGCCCAGCGCCATCATCGCATTCTCCCTGAATGTGGGCGGTTATGCCGCTGAAGTGATCCGTGCGGCCATCCTGTCGGTACCCAAGGGACAGTGGGAAGCCGGCCACACCATCGGCATGTCCCGCGCGCAGTCTCTGGTCCGGATCATCCTCCCCCAGGCTGCCCGGGTGTCCGTTCCGCCACTGTCCAACACCTTCATTTCGCTGGTCAAGGACACGTCACTTGCTTCGCTCATCCTGGTCACGGAGCTCTTCCGGAACGCCCAGCAGATCGCCGCGTTCAGCCAGGAATTCATGGTGCTGTATCTGGAAGCAGCACTGGTGTACTGGGTGATCTGCCTTGTGCTGTCCACGGGGCAGTCCGCCCTTGAGAAGAGATTGGACCGCTATGTCGCCCACTAGCCAGCCGGCAGCCGCCGGTCACAACGCCCCGGTGTTGTCCGTCCGCAACCTGGCCAAGGCCTTCGGCAGCAATGTGGTCCTCCGGGACATCGATCTGGAGGTGCGCCGCGGCAACGTGGTGGCACTGATCGGCCCTTCCGGATCCGGCAAAACCACAGTGCTCCGTTCGCTTAACGGACTGGAAACCCCCGACGCCGGCACTGTCACGTTCGCTGATACGGCCACCGGCAGGAATCTCGCCCTCGATTTCTCGGCCAAGGTTGCCAGGAAGGATATTTCCGAGCTGCGGGACCGCAGCGCCATGGTGTTCCAGCACTACAACCTCTTCCCGCACATGACGGTGCTCCAGAACGTCATCGAGGGGCCCATCCAGGTCCAGAAGCGAAAGCGCGCCGAAGCCGTCGCCGAGGCGGAGACGCTCCTGGCCAGGGTCGGCCTGGCGGACAAACGCGACGCGTACCCGTTCGAGCTTTCCGGCGGCCAGCAGCAGCGCGTCGGTATTGTGCGCGCCCTGGCTTTGAAGCCGCAGCTGTTGCTGTTCGACGAGCCCACTTCCGCTTTGGATCCCGAGCTGGTGGGCGAGGTCCTGGGCGTCATCCAGGAGCTCGCCGAGGAAGGCTGGACCATGGTGATCGTCACCCACGAGCTGGCGTTCGCGCGCCAGGTCGCGGACGAGGTCATTTTTATGGACGGCGGAGTTGTGGTTGAGCGCGGCCCGGCCGCGGAGGTCCTGAGGGCCCCGCGCCAGGAACGCACCCGCCAGTTCGTGAAGCGGCTGCTGCACGAGTTTTAGGACTCAGCGGGTGAACCTCAATGTCACCAGCTGGAACGGCCTCAAGGTGAGCTCCACCGAATCCTGTCCCGGCACGGCACCCGGCGTCTCCACGGCACGCTCCAGCAGGTCAACAGTGTGGACGCCCGTGGCACTGAAGTTGGCCGCCACCAGCCCGGTGGAGCGTTCGCCCAGCGACTCATACAGCCGGACAATCACATCGCCCGAACCGTCCTCGGCCAGCTTGACGGCCTCGATGACGAGGGCCTGGTTGGACACCGTGAATAACGGTTCCACCGGGTTGGCACCCTTGACCATGCGGGGGGCAAGGTTGGTGCGGTAGCCCTCCTCCACGGCGTCTGCAATGCTGGCTCCCGGGCGTATGGTCACGTTCAGTTCGTGCTGGCCGCGATCGGCTCCCGGATCCGGGAACTTCGGCGCCCGCAAAAGTGAGAGCCGCACGGTAGTGGTGGTGCCTCCGTCGTCCCTGATGTTCCTGGTGACATCGTGCCCGTAGCTGGAGGAGTTGGAAACGGCCACCCCGTAGCCGGGCTCGGCGACGTGGATCCAGCGGTGCGCGCAGATCTCAAACTTCGCAGCCTCCCACGAAGTGTTGATGTGGGTAGGCCGGAAAACGTGGCCGAACTGGGTCTCCGACGCCGAGCGGTCTGCCCGGACGTCAAGGGGGAAGCCGAGCTTGAGGAGCTTCTCGCTCTCCTGCCAGTCCACCGCGGTGGAGATCCCCAGCGAATCGCCGCCCGCTTCCAGCGAGATCCGCTGTGTCACCGTGGAGGACCCGGCCAGCCGTTCCACCACGACGACGGCGTCCCGGCCGCCGCGCTCCAGCGTCACCGAACGCGCTTCGGTGAGGGAGGTGACGTTCCTGCGGTAGAACTGATCGATGTCCCAGGCATCCCATTCGTTGGGGGTGTCCCGGTGCAGCTCCAGGTGGTTTCCGAACTGCCCGGGAGCGATTGCCTCGCGGCCGCTGGCGTGGTCCATCAGGGACGTCAGCAGCCCGTTGGCATCCAGCACGGCCCTGATAATGCCGTTGTCCAGGACATAGCCGCCCTCTGCCTCGGCGACCTGCACCGGGTTGTCTGAGCTGACCGGTTCGGCGGCAGCAAGCGCGGGCACACCGTAGCGCTCATGCGGGGCGGCGTTGAGGAGGAAGTTATTGCTGCCCTCACCCAGAGCCGCGGTGGCAGCCTGGCTGATGATGGCTTCCAGGCCTTCCGCGATGGCGGCGTAGTTCCGCTCTGCATCCTGGTGCACCCAGGCAATGGAGCTGCCCGGCAGGATGTCGTGGAACTGTTGCAGGAGCACCAGGCGCCAGAGCCGCTTCAGCTCCGCTGCCGGGTAGGTGAAGGCGCCAGCTGTCCGGACAACAGCAGTGGAGCACCACAGTTCGGCTTCCCGCAGCAGGTGTTCGCTGCGCCTGTTGCCCTGTTTGGTTTTTGCCTGGCTGGTGTAGGTGCCGCGGTGCAGCTCAAGGTACATTTCGCCCACCCACACGGGCAGGGCCTTGTACTCGGCCTCAGCCTGGGCAAAGAAGCTGCCGGCAGAACCGATCCGGACCTTCGGCGAGCCTTCCAGGTCGGCAGTACGGTGGGCAGCGGCCAACATCTCGCGGGTGGGACCGCCGCCGCCGTCGCCGTAGCCGAACGGAACGAGTGAAATGGTGCCACGGCCGTGGTCGCGGTAGTTCCTCTCGGCGTGGGCCAGTTCCCGGCCGCTGAGCTCGGAGTTGTAGGTATCCACGGGCGGGAAGTGGGTGAAAAGCCGTGTTCCGTCGATCCCTTCCCAGTTGAAAGTGTGGTGCGGCATCCGGTTGACCTGGTTCCAGGAGATCTTCTGGGTGAGGAACCATTGGCTGCCGGCGGACTTGACGATCTGCGGCAATGCCGCGGAATATCCAAAGGAATCCGGCAGCCACGCTTCCTTGCAGTCAATGCCGAACTCGTCCAGGAAGAAGCTCTTGCCCTCAATGAACTGACGGGCCATGGCCTCTCCGCCGGGCATGTTGGTGTCTGCCTCGACCCACATGCCGCCCACCGGTACAAACTGGCCGGATTCGACCTTTTCCCGGATGCGCCCGAACAGCTCGGGGTAGAACTCCTTGGTCCAGGCGAGCTGCTGAGCCGAGGAACACGAGAACACAAAGTCAGGGTGTTCATCCATCAGCGCCACCACGTTGGAGAACGTCCTGGCGCATTTGCGGATGGTTTCCCTGACTGGCCACAGCCAGGCTGAATCGATGTGGGCGTGGCCCGTGGCCAGCAGCTGGTGCGCGGAGGCGTAGGCGGGCCGTGCCAGGACCTCCGCCAGTGCAGCCCGGCCGGCCGCAGCTGTGCCCCCGATATCTTCCGGATCCACGATGTCCAGCATCCGTTCCAGGGCACGTAGAATCTCGTGTCGCCGCGGCTGTTCCATGGGAAGTTCGTGCATCAGCCCGCTGAGGGTCCAGACATCCTGTTGGAGCTCCCATACAGTCTGGTTCAGTTCGGCTATGGCGATCCTGCCCAGCCGGTATCCGGGATCGCTGCCGGCAGTGGCTTTGTCGCCGTAAGGCGTTGCGGCGAAGCTCCAGCCCTGGGCAAGGTCCGGGTTGGCGGCTGCTTCCACGTAAAAGTCCACCGCCA
This genomic interval from Micrococcaceae bacterium Sec5.7 contains the following:
- a CDS encoding amino acid ABC transporter permease, which translates into the protein MQFNWDLVWSSFGPLVTGAVTGTIPLTLASFALGLILALFVALMRLSRNAVVSGAARFYVSVIRGTPLLVQLFVIFYGLPSLGVKLDPWPSAIIAFSLNVGGYAAEVIRAAILSVPKGQWEAGHTIGMSRAQSLVRIILPQAARVSVPPLSNTFISLVKDTSLASLILVTELFRNAQQIAAFSQEFMVLYLEAALVYWVICLVLSTGQSALEKRLDRYVAH
- a CDS encoding ABC-F family ATP-binding cassette domain-containing protein, whose translation is MTATLVAKDLSGGHDHRTLFAKLSLTVAPGDVVGVIGANGAGKSTLLRLLAGVDDPQAGTVTLSPADAFVGWLPQEHERLAGESIAGYIGRRTGCAQATAGMESTAEALGSGAPGSDDAYSLAFDRWMASGAADLEERIPPVLADLGLDVGPDSEMTGLSGGQAARVALAALLLSRFDIVLLDEPTNDLDLNGLAKLESFVQGLRGGVVLVSHDREFLARCVTTIVELDLAQNSVAVYDGGYEAFLEERAVARRHARERFEEFASTKADLVSRARTQREWSSQGVRNAMKKSPDNDKIRRAASTESSEKQAQKVRQMESRIARLDVVEEPRKEWQLQFSIGQAPRSSSVVATLRDAVVRQGDFTLGPVNLQLNAGERIGIAGPNGAGKSTLLRLLLGVQKPDSGDASLGASVAIGEIDQARGLLAGHLFLGDAVEAVLPAMAPAAVRTLLAKFGLRADHTGRTVDSLSPGERTRAALALLQARGVNLLVLDEPTNHLDLPAIEQLEEALESYDGALLLVTHDRRLLENIRLDVRWNVENGVVTELMAGADMTTGKKESKR
- a CDS encoding DUF6314 family protein, whose product is MKPQVPGTSPVFELRAYLLGADLTGRWSVDRKLVDRASGTRGTFTGVVRFFEADDGGLRLHEEGTMRWPSFTGPASRDYLLRPAESSDAMVVFFPDGRPFHRMSFAASANEDQHWCDPDTYRVNYTLHGPDSFGYCWDVQGPRKDLLLETVLQRQPSRHLPGLQEPGPQKPGAYGLGSNT
- a CDS encoding NUDIX domain-containing protein: MNPRIIVSAVCVFDQAGRLLTVRKRGTDKFMHPGGKPEPGETAAQAAARELQEEVGIALAPEQLKLMGVWLADAANEAATEIEATVFSAPGVWTAHPSAEIAEIRWLDLTGELPDDLAPLLTDHILPAIAPR
- a CDS encoding ABC transporter ATP-binding protein; this translates as MSMERVAWGSLYNITRAKSGSQPFSKALLKRVFGFALPHRGKLIAFVALSIAMAVLAVATPVLAGQVVDAIIAGVGTDVVIRLALLIAAVAVAEAGLGLVTRWLSSTIGEGVIVDLRTKVFDHVQRMPIAFFTRTRTGALVSRLNNDVIGAQSAFAGTLSGVVSNVVALALTLAVMLGKSWLVTVLAMILLPIFLIPARRMGSRLADLRREAADHNAAMGTQMTERFSAPGATLVKLFGRPDEESREFALRAGRVRDIGIRTAMLQFTFVTALTLVSALALALVYGLGGWLAIGGQLAAGDVVVLALLLTRLYAPLTALSNARVEIMSALVSFERVFEILDLKPLIQQKPGAMAVPPGPVSVEFDDVRFAYPSADKVSLASLEEVSTLDTRGGEEVLHGISFRVEPGQTVALVGSSGAGKSTIAQLLSRLYDVDSGAVRLGGSGAGTGVDVRDVTFDSIRATLGMVTQDGHLFHESIASNLRLARPEATDEDMWDVLRQARLEYMIRSLPDGLDTVVGERGYRLSGGERQRLTIARLLIAQPRVVILDEATAALDSTNEAAVQAALGVALEGRTAVVIAHRLSTIRAADVILVVEDGAIVERGTHTALLEREGRYAELYRTQFAEASAVAEEAVPEV
- a CDS encoding amino acid ABC transporter substrate-binding protein — its product is MNRLHTRRTAIAATLAAAALALAGCGASQSPANSGGDTSLSDIKSKGEIVIATEGTYKPFSFHQNGAGELTGFDVEIAQAVAGKLGVAAKFQETQWDGIFAGLEAKRFDAIANQVSINPERTAKYDFSAPYTVSTGVIVTKSDNSSITSFEGLKGKTTAQSLTSNWYKLATDSGAKVQSVEGWAQGVTLVRQGRVDAIVNDKLTYLDYAKATPDAGLKIAAETTEKSESAFAFRKGSTELSTAVDKALADLRADGTLAKIADKYFGTDVTK
- a CDS encoding DUF998 domain-containing protein: MTAAAATSSAYGGYIPDITSTRQYIGAWAKLSVVQYFVAEAAVIGAWGGPQPYDRRTGYISDLGAIHCGIYDDRDICSPLHLLMNVSFLIQGLGMVLGAILLSSALLCIAARPGVRVSSGKAYRGPWFTAAAVRVLSGTAGSGTMLVGLVPEDAGSRWHLTGALMFFIAGALALILLGVLWLRQTPLGWIILGCGLVSLAAVVTGGVTGMDVPEPGTLERLMGYPITIGMAAVGLVIAQRVRHERALARARRPGVVGPARDRGRGLL